A genomic region of Mesobacillus jeotgali contains the following coding sequences:
- a CDS encoding 3-hydroxyanthranilate 3,4-dioxygenase: MKSQFVPINLMKFIEENRDQLKPPVNNKVIWKDAELMVMLLGGPNKRRDFHVDPSEEIFYQIQGSCYVEVINAEGKREVVEVKEGEMFHLPPNVPHSPHRVADTIGLVIERNRAQGELEDFVWFCDECDHEMHRATIQLTNIEKQVKEAIASFNGNEELRKCDNCGHMMPPEASEWKCE; the protein is encoded by the coding sequence ATGAAAAGCCAATTTGTTCCGATCAATCTTATGAAGTTTATTGAGGAAAACAGAGACCAGCTGAAGCCTCCGGTCAATAACAAGGTAATCTGGAAGGATGCAGAGTTAATGGTCATGCTGTTGGGCGGCCCTAATAAAAGACGTGATTTCCATGTTGATCCGTCTGAGGAGATTTTCTACCAAATCCAGGGAAGCTGCTATGTTGAGGTCATCAATGCTGAAGGAAAGCGTGAAGTCGTTGAAGTGAAGGAAGGGGAAATGTTCCACCTCCCGCCAAATGTCCCGCACTCTCCACACCGTGTAGCAGACACTATTGGTCTAGTAATCGAGCGTAACCGTGCTCAAGGTGAACTCGAGGATTTCGTCTGGTTCTGCGATGAGTGCGACCATGAGATGCACCGCGCGACAATCCAGCTGACAAACATAGAAAAGCAGGTGAAGGAAGCGATCGCCAGCTTTAATGGAAATGAGGAGCTGCGAAAGTGTGATAACTGTGGACATATGATGCCGCCAGAAGCGAGTGAATGGAAATGCGAGTAG
- a CDS encoding amidohydrolase family protein — translation MRVDFHTHIIPENFSELTQRFGGEKWPTLERTCACGANIMIAGKVFREVTDQVWDAEKRIKDMEREGVDIQVLSPIPVTFSYWAPAEQAEILARVQNDFIADLVSQYPTKFIGLGAVPLQNVEVAIREMDRCKHELGLSGIEIGTNVNGVNLDDPQFIEFFEMAEKWEVPLFIHPWETLGKERMPRHNLMYTVGMPSETALAGASLILGGIMDKFPKLKICLAHGGGALPYLLPRLDQGWKVWPHLRLLDKPPSYYAKQFYYDSLVNEPVNLNYLLQNFGHERIIMGSDYPFLLREVPPGKVIDDTVGLSKEQTEAMLGKNALRFLNIPVKVGS, via the coding sequence ATGCGAGTAGACTTCCATACGCATATTATTCCGGAGAATTTCAGTGAATTGACGCAGCGATTCGGCGGTGAGAAGTGGCCAACGCTTGAGCGTACATGTGCGTGCGGCGCTAATATCATGATTGCCGGCAAGGTTTTCCGCGAAGTGACCGACCAGGTATGGGACGCCGAGAAGCGAATCAAGGATATGGAACGAGAGGGAGTCGACATTCAGGTTCTTTCTCCGATTCCTGTCACGTTCTCTTACTGGGCTCCGGCCGAGCAAGCGGAAATTTTAGCCAGGGTCCAAAATGACTTTATTGCTGACCTCGTTAGCCAGTATCCCACTAAATTCATTGGGCTAGGTGCTGTGCCGCTGCAAAACGTCGAGGTTGCAATCCGCGAGATGGACCGCTGCAAGCATGAGCTAGGCTTGAGCGGCATTGAGATTGGCACGAATGTGAATGGCGTCAATCTCGATGATCCTCAGTTTATCGAATTCTTCGAAATGGCTGAGAAGTGGGAAGTGCCTTTGTTCATCCATCCATGGGAGACACTTGGAAAGGAACGGATGCCGCGACATAACTTGATGTACACCGTTGGAATGCCAAGCGAAACGGCTCTTGCTGGAGCAAGCTTGATCTTAGGCGGAATCATGGATAAGTTCCCGAAGTTGAAAATCTGTTTGGCTCATGGCGGGGGTGCACTGCCGTACTTGCTGCCTCGTCTTGATCAGGGCTGGAAGGTGTGGCCGCATCTGCGCTTGCTTGATAAGCCGCCAAGTTATTACGCGAAGCAATTTTACTATGATTCGCTTGTGAATGAGCCGGTCAACCTGAACTATTTACTTCAGAATTTTGGCCATGAGCGCATCATCATGGGATCTGATTATCCATTTTTGCTGAGGGAAGTTCCTCCTGGAAAGGTCATCGACGATACTGTCGGCTTATCAAAGGAACAGACGGAAGCAATGCTCGGTAAAAATGCGCTCAGGTTCTTGAATATTCCTGTTAAGGTGGGGAGTTGA
- a CDS encoding RidA family protein, with the protein MEKALVPPEERLKELGLTLPAPRQSAGNYVSCVRTGNLIFTSGQGTNEYRGRLGEDVSIEVGYDAARQCMLNLLTVLKQELGELSKVKRVVKLLGFVNSSPDFTDQPKVMNGASDLLVQVFGERGKHGRSAVGMAQLPLNNAVEVEMVVEVEDEEGGIG; encoded by the coding sequence ATGGAAAAGGCCTTGGTTCCACCAGAAGAGCGTTTGAAAGAGTTAGGCCTGACCTTGCCAGCTCCCCGTCAATCGGCAGGAAATTATGTGAGCTGTGTAAGGACCGGCAACCTGATTTTCACATCCGGACAGGGAACGAATGAATACCGCGGCCGGCTTGGCGAAGATGTTTCGATTGAGGTTGGCTACGATGCAGCAAGGCAGTGCATGCTGAATTTACTGACGGTGCTGAAGCAGGAGTTAGGTGAACTAAGCAAGGTGAAGCGGGTGGTAAAGCTACTAGGTTTCGTGAATAGTTCGCCTGATTTTACCGACCAGCCGAAAGTCATGAATGGTGCATCTGATTTGCTCGTACAGGTGTTCGGTGAGCGCGGGAAGCATGGGAGGTCTGCTGTCGGTATGGCGCAGCTGCCCTTGAATAATGCAGTCGAAGTCGAAATGGTCGTCGAAGTTGAGGATGAGGAGGGCGGAATAGGATGA
- a CDS encoding aldehyde dehydrogenase: MNLAQPQAIKDAKLFINGDYIDAVSGETFDTIDPSTNKKLASVAKAGVEDAKHAIDVAQKTFESGIWSEMPVAERTKILVRMSELVMERVDELALVETLDVGKPIKESRGFDIPRAAANLRFFAEMANYINHEHYDQSRYMSYSKYAPAGVTSLIIPWNLPFMQMTWKASAAMAAGNTVVVKPASYTPLSAVMLGEIANEAGLPPGVLNIITGPGGTAGTEMTRNPSVRRISFVGDSTTGRTVMQNAASQLIPVSLELGGKSANIVFEDADLDEAVAGSIEAIFRNQGEICLAGSRLLVQESIYDKFMEKFVAAARALKIGNPLDQETDMGALVSKGHLETVDEYVQIGLGEGAKLATGGKRIASLGEGNFYEPTVLYDVDNKMRVAQEEIFGPVLVVIPFKTEDDAVRIANDSMYGLAGVVWTNDLRRAHRVAAKVNSGLLWINCWYYRDLRTPFGGSKASGIGREGGRHSFEFYTEAKTITMKL; the protein is encoded by the coding sequence ATGAATCTTGCTCAACCACAGGCTATAAAAGATGCAAAACTATTTATTAACGGTGATTATATCGATGCGGTGTCTGGGGAAACCTTTGACACGATTGATCCATCGACGAATAAGAAGCTGGCATCGGTTGCGAAGGCTGGCGTCGAGGATGCGAAGCACGCAATTGATGTCGCACAGAAAACTTTTGAAAGCGGTATCTGGAGTGAGATGCCAGTTGCTGAAAGAACAAAGATTCTGGTCAGGATGTCTGAACTGGTCATGGAAAGAGTCGATGAATTAGCACTGGTCGAGACGCTTGATGTCGGGAAGCCAATCAAAGAAAGCCGCGGGTTTGATATTCCTCGTGCTGCAGCAAACCTGCGCTTTTTTGCAGAAATGGCGAACTACATCAATCATGAACATTACGACCAGTCTCGATATATGTCCTATTCCAAATATGCTCCAGCTGGAGTGACCAGCTTGATCATTCCGTGGAACCTGCCGTTCATGCAGATGACTTGGAAGGCTTCAGCAGCGATGGCAGCTGGCAATACGGTTGTCGTGAAGCCGGCTTCCTATACTCCATTGAGCGCGGTCATGCTTGGCGAGATTGCCAATGAAGCGGGATTGCCACCAGGAGTGTTGAATATTATCACGGGTCCTGGCGGCACGGCGGGAACAGAGATGACACGTAACCCTTCAGTGCGAAGGATTTCCTTTGTCGGCGACAGTACGACAGGCCGCACGGTTATGCAAAACGCAGCTTCACAGCTGATTCCCGTTTCCCTCGAGCTTGGTGGTAAATCTGCCAATATCGTGTTTGAGGATGCAGATCTCGATGAAGCAGTCGCAGGATCAATCGAAGCGATTTTCCGAAACCAGGGCGAGATTTGTTTGGCGGGTTCGCGGTTGCTCGTGCAAGAGAGCATATATGATAAATTCATGGAAAAGTTCGTCGCCGCTGCTCGCGCGTTGAAGATCGGCAATCCGCTAGATCAAGAGACTGATATGGGAGCACTTGTTTCAAAAGGGCATCTGGAAACCGTCGATGAATATGTCCAGATAGGATTAGGTGAAGGCGCAAAACTCGCAACAGGTGGAAAGCGCATTGCCAGTCTTGGAGAGGGCAACTTCTATGAACCTACTGTTTTATACGATGTGGATAACAAGATGCGCGTGGCTCAGGAAGAAATTTTCGGCCCAGTGCTCGTAGTAATCCCGTTTAAAACAGAAGATGACGCTGTTAGGATTGCGAACGATTCGATGTATGGACTTGCCGGTGTCGTATGGACGAATGACCTTCGCCGTGCACATCGTGTCGCTGCAAAAGTTAACTCCGGTTTGTTGTGGATCAATTGCTGGTATTATCGCGACCTCCGCACACCGTTTGGCGGATCGAAAGCAAGCGGCATCGGACGCGAAGGCGGCAGGCACAGCTTCGAGTTTTATACCGAAGCCAAGACGATTACGATGAAGCTATAA
- a CDS encoding 2-keto-4-pentenoate hydratase yields the protein MNTTIEKIAETLLEAEKSKQAVAPLTAQFENLNVPDAYNVQLEVLKRKLEQGRTVIGKKVGLTSVAMQKMLGVDEPDYGHLLDDMKVSNGGTVKMSNFLSPKIEAEIGFVLAEDLKGPNVTFLDVLMATKYVVPTLEIIDSRIADWKIGLVDTVADNGSSAMVVVGDQMTDITGIDLRSVGMTFFKNNEMVATGSGAAALGHPAHAIAWLANKLHEFEITLKAGELILPGALSAAIPVQEGDRVSAQFGPVGSVSVTFE from the coding sequence ATGAACACAACAATAGAGAAGATTGCTGAAACGCTTCTAGAAGCGGAAAAAAGTAAACAGGCGGTAGCTCCGCTGACGGCACAATTCGAAAATCTCAATGTACCGGATGCTTACAATGTCCAGCTTGAGGTTTTAAAGAGAAAGCTGGAACAAGGACGGACGGTTATTGGAAAAAAGGTGGGCCTCACGAGTGTGGCGATGCAAAAGATGCTTGGTGTCGATGAGCCGGATTATGGCCATTTGCTTGATGATATGAAAGTGTCAAATGGCGGCACAGTGAAGATGTCTAACTTTCTCAGCCCAAAAATTGAAGCGGAAATTGGTTTCGTGCTTGCGGAGGACCTCAAAGGACCTAATGTCACTTTCCTTGATGTGCTGATGGCAACAAAATATGTTGTGCCAACTTTGGAAATCATCGACAGTCGGATTGCGGATTGGAAGATCGGACTCGTCGACACCGTGGCTGATAACGGTTCATCTGCGATGGTAGTAGTAGGAGACCAAATGACAGACATCACCGGTATCGATTTGCGGAGTGTTGGAATGACTTTTTTCAAAAATAATGAAATGGTAGCGACTGGATCTGGTGCGGCGGCCCTTGGCCATCCAGCACATGCTATTGCCTGGCTGGCGAACAAGCTTCATGAGTTTGAAATTACGTTAAAGGCAGGCGAGCTTATTTTACCAGGAGCGCTTTCGGCAGCAATCCCTGTGCAGGAAGGCGATAGAGTTTCCGCTCAGTTTGGTCCGGTAGGCTCCGTGTCAGTGACTTTTGAGTAG
- a CDS encoding acetaldehyde dehydrogenase (acetylating), whose protein sequence is MVKIKAAIIGSGNIGTDLMYKLERSEIIELTAMIGIDPESDGLKRAKEKGYLAFHNGIQSLQDNPEIADIVFDATSAKTHVRHAKVLAELGKLAIDLTPAARGPFVSPAVKTDAYLNEKNVNMITCGGQATIPIVHAINSVADVSYAEIVATISSKSAGPGTRANIDEFTITTRRGIEEVGGADKGKALIILNPAEPPILMRDTIYCEVKNMDEAAITKSIEQMVETVKEYVPGYRLKQEPLFDGNRVTVFVEVEGAGDYFPIYAGNLDIMTAAATRVAEDFAIHMLEKQSV, encoded by the coding sequence TTGGTGAAAATCAAGGCGGCAATCATCGGTTCGGGCAATATTGGGACCGACCTTATGTATAAGCTGGAAAGAAGCGAAATCATTGAGCTGACAGCGATGATTGGAATCGATCCTGAATCCGACGGGCTGAAGCGGGCAAAGGAAAAAGGATACCTGGCATTCCATAATGGAATTCAGTCATTGCAAGATAATCCTGAAATCGCCGATATCGTGTTCGATGCAACCTCTGCAAAGACACATGTCAGGCATGCGAAGGTTCTTGCAGAATTGGGTAAGTTGGCCATCGACCTGACCCCGGCGGCAAGGGGACCATTTGTCTCTCCGGCAGTTAAAACAGATGCATATTTGAATGAAAAAAATGTGAACATGATAACTTGTGGCGGCCAGGCGACGATTCCGATTGTCCATGCGATCAATTCAGTTGCTGACGTAAGTTACGCAGAAATCGTTGCGACAATCTCCTCGAAAAGTGCCGGTCCGGGAACTCGTGCGAACATTGATGAATTCACGATCACGACGCGGAGGGGAATTGAGGAAGTAGGTGGAGCCGACAAAGGAAAGGCGCTGATCATCCTGAATCCGGCAGAGCCTCCGATTTTAATGCGGGACACGATTTATTGCGAAGTGAAAAACATGGATGAAGCTGCAATCACAAAATCGATTGAGCAGATGGTCGAAACGGTGAAGGAATATGTACCAGGGTACAGGCTGAAGCAGGAGCCGTTGTTTGATGGAAACAGAGTGACTGTTTTTGTTGAAGTCGAGGGTGCGGGTGACTACTTCCCGATTTATGCTGGGAACCTTGATATCATGACAGCGGCGGCGACTCGGGTTGCTGAAGACTTCGCGATCCATATGCTTGAAAAACAGAGTGTCTAA
- the dmpG gene encoding 4-hydroxy-2-oxovalerate aldolase produces the protein MKRKSDKPIKITEVCLRDGSHVMQHQYTEAQVRRVARELDDAGMHYIEVSHGDGLGGSTLQYGKSLVDEMKLIEAAVDECRNSKVAVLLLPGIGTVHELKQAHELGASLVRVATHVTEADVSAQHISMARELGMETLGFLMMAHMAPTEKLVEQAKLMESYGAQAVYVTDSAGALLPHEVKEKIAALRDSLSIEVGFHAHNNLSLAVANTLTAIEEGATRIDGSIRCLGAGAGNAQTEVLLSVLDRMGVNLGIDIYKMMDLAENTVGPMVPRAQEINRGSLVLGYAGVYSSFLLHAERAGQRFGIDSRDILIELGKRKVVGGQEDMILDVAAELAKARKLEV, from the coding sequence TTGAAGCGCAAAAGTGATAAGCCAATCAAAATTACAGAAGTTTGTCTGCGTGACGGCAGCCACGTCATGCAGCATCAATATACAGAAGCTCAGGTCCGGCGCGTGGCGCGTGAGCTTGATGATGCGGGTATGCACTATATTGAAGTAAGTCATGGAGACGGACTGGGCGGTTCGACGCTGCAGTATGGTAAATCGCTCGTTGATGAAATGAAATTGATTGAAGCTGCGGTTGATGAGTGTCGAAACTCAAAGGTTGCGGTGTTGCTTTTACCAGGAATCGGGACGGTCCATGAACTGAAGCAGGCACATGAATTAGGCGCAAGTCTTGTCCGGGTTGCGACTCATGTGACCGAGGCTGATGTTTCAGCGCAGCATATCAGCATGGCGCGCGAGCTAGGGATGGAAACGCTTGGCTTCCTGATGATGGCTCATATGGCACCAACTGAAAAATTGGTAGAACAGGCGAAGCTGATGGAGAGTTACGGGGCACAGGCTGTCTATGTAACCGATTCTGCCGGGGCCCTTTTACCGCATGAAGTAAAAGAGAAGATTGCTGCTTTAAGAGATTCGTTATCTATTGAAGTAGGATTCCATGCACATAACAATCTTTCATTAGCGGTGGCAAATACGCTGACTGCGATTGAAGAAGGGGCAACTAGGATAGATGGAAGTATCCGCTGTCTTGGCGCAGGTGCTGGTAATGCGCAAACAGAGGTACTTTTATCAGTATTGGACCGGATGGGAGTCAATCTTGGAATCGATATTTATAAAATGATGGATTTGGCTGAAAATACGGTTGGGCCGATGGTTCCGAGAGCGCAGGAGATTAATAGAGGTAGTCTAGTGTTAGGCTATGCTGGTGTTTATTCGAGTTTCTTGCTCCATGCTGAGAGAGCCGGTCAGAGATTTGGAATCGATTCAAGAGATATTTTAATAGAGTTGGGCAAGAGGAAGGTAGTTGGTGGCCAGGAGGATATGATCCTGGATGTCGCTGCTGAACTGGCCAAA